A window from Pseudomonas alloputida encodes these proteins:
- the pedH gene encoding PQQ-dependent alcohol dehydrogenase PedH, whose amino-acid sequence MTRSPRRPLFAVSLVLSAMLLAGAAHAAVSNEEILQDPKNPQQIVTNGLGVQGQRYSPLDLLNVNNVKELRPVWAFSFGGEKQRGQQAQPLIKDGVMYLTGSYSRVFAVDARTGKKLWQYDARLPDDIRPCCDVINRGVALYGNLVFFGTLDAKLVALNKDTGKVVWSKKVADHKEGYSISAAPMIVNGKLITGVAGGEFGVVGKIQAYNPENGELLWMRPTVEGHMGYVYKDGKAIENGISGGEAGKTWPGDLWKTGGAAPWLGGYYDPETNLILFGTGNPAPWNSHLRPGDNLYSSSRLALNPDDGTIKWHFQSTPHDGWDFDGVNELISFNYKDGGKEVKAAATADRNGFFYVLDRTNGKFIRGFPFVDKITWATGLDKDGRPIYNDASRPGAPGSEAKGSSVFVAPAFLGAKNWMPMAYNKDTGLFYVPSNEWGMDIWNEGIAYKKGAAFLGAGFTIKPLNEDYIGVLRAIDPVSGKEVWRHKNYAPLWGGVLTTKGNLVFTGTPEGFLQAFNAKTGDKVWEFQTGSGVLGSPVTWEMDGEQYVSVVSGWGGAVPLWGGEVAKRVKDFNQGGMLWTFKLPKQLQQTASVKP is encoded by the coding sequence ATGACCCGATCCCCACGTCGCCCCTTGTTCGCCGTGAGCCTGGTGCTCAGCGCCATGCTGCTTGCCGGCGCGGCTCACGCCGCTGTCAGCAATGAAGAAATCCTCCAGGACCCGAAGAACCCGCAGCAGATCGTGACCAATGGCCTGGGCGTGCAGGGCCAGCGCTACAGCCCGCTGGACCTGCTCAATGTCAATAACGTCAAGGAGCTGCGCCCGGTCTGGGCGTTCTCCTTCGGCGGGGAGAAGCAGCGCGGCCAGCAGGCCCAGCCGCTGATCAAGGACGGGGTGATGTACCTGACCGGCTCCTACTCGCGGGTGTTCGCCGTGGATGCCCGCACCGGCAAGAAACTGTGGCAATACGATGCACGTCTGCCGGATGACATCCGCCCCTGCTGCGACGTAATCAACCGCGGCGTCGCGCTGTACGGCAACCTGGTGTTCTTCGGCACGCTGGACGCCAAGCTGGTGGCCCTGAACAAGGACACCGGCAAGGTGGTCTGGAGCAAGAAGGTCGCCGACCACAAAGAAGGCTACTCCATCAGCGCCGCGCCGATGATCGTCAATGGCAAGCTGATCACAGGCGTTGCCGGCGGCGAGTTCGGCGTGGTGGGCAAGATCCAGGCGTACAACCCGGAGAACGGCGAACTGCTGTGGATGCGCCCCACCGTGGAAGGGCACATGGGCTATGTGTACAAGGATGGCAAGGCGATCGAGAACGGTATTTCCGGCGGTGAGGCGGGCAAGACCTGGCCTGGCGACCTGTGGAAGACCGGCGGCGCCGCGCCGTGGCTGGGGGGTTACTACGACCCTGAAACCAACCTGATCCTGTTTGGTACCGGTAACCCGGCGCCGTGGAACTCGCACCTGCGCCCCGGTGACAACCTGTACTCCTCCTCACGCCTGGCACTGAACCCGGACGACGGCACCATCAAGTGGCACTTCCAGAGCACGCCGCATGACGGCTGGGACTTCGACGGCGTCAACGAGCTGATCTCGTTCAACTACAAGGACGGCGGCAAGGAGGTCAAGGCTGCCGCCACGGCAGACCGCAACGGTTTCTTCTACGTGCTCGACCGCACCAACGGCAAGTTCATCCGCGGCTTCCCCTTCGTGGACAAGATCACCTGGGCCACTGGCCTGGACAAGGACGGCCGGCCGATCTACAACGACGCCAGCCGCCCGGGCGCACCCGGCAGCGAGGCCAAGGGCAGCTCGGTGTTCGTCGCGCCGGCCTTCCTCGGCGCCAAGAACTGGATGCCGATGGCCTACAACAAGGACACAGGGCTGTTCTACGTGCCGTCCAACGAGTGGGGCATGGACATCTGGAACGAAGGCATCGCCTATAAGAAAGGTGCGGCGTTCCTCGGTGCCGGCTTCACCATCAAGCCGCTCAATGAAGACTACATCGGCGTGCTGCGCGCCATCGACCCGGTCAGCGGCAAGGAAGTGTGGCGCCACAAGAACTATGCGCCGCTGTGGGGCGGTGTGCTGACCACCAAGGGCAACCTGGTGTTCACGGGCACGCCAGAGGGCTTCCTGCAGGCATTCAACGCCAAGACCGGCGACAAGGTCTGGGAATTCCAGACCGGCTCGGGCGTGCTCGGCTCGCCCGTCACCTGGGAAATGGACGGCGAGCAATACGTTTCGGTAGTCTCCGGCTGGGGCGGCGCGGTGCCGCTGTGGGGCGGCGAAGTGGCCAAACGGGTCAAGGACTTCAACCAGGGCGGCATGCTCTGGACCTTCAAGTTGCCCAAGCAGTTGCAGCAAACGGCAAGCGTCAAGCCATAA
- a CDS encoding quinoprotein relay system zinc metallohydrolase 1 has translation MRWILLLLLCLGLPAQADLAYRLTPRQIAEGTWLLEGSTDNFAKANGGNVVNTAFIVTDSGVVVIDSGPSKGYGEALRKAIATLTDKPVVEVLLTHHHPDHVLGNQAFADVPIGALAGTRDLLRQQGDAMAENMYRLVGDWMRGTEVVLPTRVLQPGVHEVGGHRLRLLGLGGHTGADLAIFDEKTGVLFAGDLVFYQRALTTPNSPGLDVWLKDLDTLQALPWKQLVPGHGPLASDAQPFVQMRDYLGWLDGLMRDGAARGDDMAEMIRSPIPERFAGISLTRYELIRSVSHLYPRYERQQLQRLP, from the coding sequence ATGCGTTGGATCCTGCTGTTGCTGCTGTGCCTGGGGCTGCCGGCCCAGGCTGATCTGGCGTACCGGCTCACCCCCCGGCAGATCGCCGAGGGCACCTGGTTGCTGGAAGGCAGCACCGACAATTTCGCCAAGGCCAATGGCGGCAATGTGGTCAACACCGCGTTCATCGTCACCGACAGCGGTGTGGTGGTGATCGACAGCGGGCCGTCGAAAGGCTATGGCGAGGCATTGCGCAAGGCAATTGCCACCCTCACCGACAAGCCGGTAGTGGAGGTGCTGCTGACCCATCATCATCCTGACCATGTGCTGGGCAACCAGGCCTTTGCCGATGTGCCGATCGGTGCCCTGGCCGGCACCCGCGACCTGCTGCGCCAGCAAGGCGATGCCATGGCCGAGAACATGTATCGCCTGGTCGGCGACTGGATGCGCGGTACCGAGGTGGTGCTGCCGACCCGGGTGCTGCAGCCGGGCGTGCATGAGGTGGGTGGGCACCGCCTGAGGTTGCTGGGGCTGGGCGGGCATACGGGTGCCGACCTGGCGATTTTCGATGAAAAGACCGGGGTGCTGTTCGCCGGCGACCTGGTGTTCTACCAACGCGCCCTGACCACGCCCAACAGCCCGGGGCTGGACGTGTGGCTCAAGGACCTGGATACCCTGCAGGCACTGCCCTGGAAACAGCTTGTACCCGGGCATGGCCCGTTGGCCAGTGATGCGCAGCCGTTCGTGCAGATGCGTGACTACCTGGGCTGGCTCGATGGCCTGATGCGTGATGGCGCGGCGCGCGGTGACGACATGGCTGAGATGATCCGCAGCCCCATTCCCGAACGTTTTGCCGGGATCAGCCTGACGCGTTATGAGCTGATCCGCAGTGTCAGCCACCTGTACCCGCGTTACGAGCGCCAGCAGTTGCAGCGCTTGCCATGA
- a CDS encoding quinoprotein dehydrogenase-associated SoxYZ-like carrier, translating to MNWRATFLLACWMPWAAQAATQGTHTDPVPSVMWDFYHKQLLGQAAFVFDDRVKLLAPPFAEDARQVPLEIDARAFTGDVVRIIAWAELNPLPRIVDFQPGERVLPWLSIRIRIEQATPLRAAVLTRDGLWHVGSTLIDAAGGGCTAPSVVRTQPGWEEHLGEVLGGRYPRGDSSRLRLQVAHPMDNGLVSGIPEFFLNHAELQGADGQRLASLELYPAVSENPNLGFDIQGPGPTRLLLRDNSGNQFEAALP from the coding sequence ATGAACTGGCGAGCAACTTTCCTGCTGGCCTGCTGGATGCCCTGGGCCGCCCAGGCTGCGACACAAGGCACCCACACAGACCCGGTGCCTTCCGTGATGTGGGACTTCTACCACAAGCAGTTGCTGGGGCAGGCGGCGTTCGTGTTCGATGACCGTGTGAAGCTTCTGGCGCCGCCCTTTGCCGAGGATGCACGGCAGGTACCGCTGGAGATCGACGCCCGGGCGTTCACGGGCGATGTGGTGCGGATTATCGCCTGGGCAGAGCTGAACCCTCTGCCGCGCATCGTCGACTTTCAGCCCGGTGAGCGCGTGTTGCCCTGGTTGTCGATCCGCATCCGCATCGAACAGGCCACACCGCTGCGCGCCGCTGTACTGACGCGCGATGGCCTGTGGCACGTCGGTTCGACCCTGATCGATGCGGCCGGCGGCGGTTGTACCGCACCCAGCGTGGTGCGCACCCAGCCCGGCTGGGAGGAGCACCTCGGGGAGGTGCTGGGCGGGCGCTACCCGCGTGGCGACAGCAGCCGCCTGCGCCTGCAGGTGGCCCACCCCATGGATAACGGCCTGGTCAGCGGCATTCCTGAGTTCTTTCTCAACCATGCCGAGTTACAAGGTGCAGATGGCCAGCGCCTGGCCAGCCTGGAGCTGTACCCGGCGGTCAGCGAAAACCCCAACCTGGGCTTTGACATTCAGGGCCCCGGGCCAACACGGCTGCTGTTGCGGGACAACAGCGGCAACCAGTTCGAGGCGGCGCTGCCCTGA
- a CDS encoding substrate-binding periplasmic protein, translated as MRLWAVLLSGLLLWCAAAQAQVRNYDAIIAAGELKVAVYKDFAPYSFQDHGQPRGVDVELAQALATALGVRLQLIWAPPGEKLDDDLRDYIWRGSPLRHQQLADLMMRVPYDRAYAQRRNELGELENAQVVMFGPYQQERWQVAYDRRRLASVASVAVFQQHPIGVEVDSVPSFYLTSVFNGMLSARTHHYPGVQQAFAAMQAGQVDAVMAMRGEVDWQLHQAADPQLALAENAYPNLGKQAWEIGMAVHESNRQLAYAVEEAMEAMIRDGRLKAMYAAYGLRYEVPEMYQ; from the coding sequence ATGCGTCTGTGGGCGGTGCTGTTGAGTGGCCTGCTGCTGTGGTGCGCGGCGGCCCAGGCGCAGGTGCGCAACTATGACGCGATCATCGCTGCCGGCGAGCTCAAGGTGGCGGTGTACAAGGATTTCGCCCCCTACAGTTTTCAGGACCACGGCCAGCCGCGTGGTGTCGATGTGGAGCTGGCGCAGGCCCTGGCCACGGCCTTGGGGGTACGCCTGCAACTGATCTGGGCGCCACCCGGAGAAAAGCTCGACGATGACCTGCGCGACTACATCTGGCGTGGCAGCCCGCTGCGTCATCAGCAATTGGCCGACCTGATGATGCGGGTGCCTTACGATCGCGCCTACGCGCAGCGGCGCAACGAGCTGGGGGAGCTGGAAAACGCCCAGGTGGTGATGTTCGGCCCCTATCAGCAGGAGCGTTGGCAGGTGGCCTACGATCGCCGTCGACTGGCCTCGGTGGCCAGTGTCGCGGTATTCCAGCAGCATCCTATCGGGGTCGAGGTGGACAGCGTGCCGTCGTTCTACCTGACATCGGTGTTCAACGGCATGCTCAGCGCCAGGACCCACCATTACCCCGGCGTGCAGCAGGCTTTCGCTGCCATGCAGGCCGGCCAGGTGGACGCAGTGATGGCGATGCGCGGCGAGGTTGACTGGCAGCTGCACCAGGCCGCCGACCCACAACTGGCCTTGGCAGAGAACGCCTACCCGAACCTCGGCAAACAGGCCTGGGAAATCGGCATGGCCGTGCATGAAAGCAACCGGCAGCTGGCCTATGCAGTTGAGGAGGCCATGGAAGCGATGATTCGCGATGGCCGGCTCAAGGCGATGTATGCCGCGTACGGCCTGCGTTACGAGGTCCCGGAGATGTATCAATAG
- the pedF gene encoding cytochrome c-550 PedF encodes MTTKCNVLLAAGLLAAAVLTGTAWAHGNVVPQAVETKGLTPIKDTGVSLDGDGWAAVNPYRSSPEHDKAVEIGASAYNQNCAACHGLEAKSGGIAPDLRMLDAGDAGDEWFVERVRHGAVRDGRVYMPKMADYLSQEALWAVRTYLDSVHVEE; translated from the coding sequence ATGACAACAAAATGCAATGTGTTGCTTGCTGCTGGGTTGCTGGCCGCAGCCGTGCTGACCGGTACAGCCTGGGCCCATGGCAACGTGGTGCCCCAGGCAGTGGAGACCAAGGGCCTGACCCCGATCAAGGACACTGGCGTGAGCCTGGACGGCGACGGCTGGGCCGCGGTCAACCCGTACCGCAGCTCGCCCGAGCACGACAAGGCCGTGGAAATCGGCGCCTCGGCCTACAACCAGAACTGCGCTGCCTGTCATGGCCTGGAGGCCAAGTCCGGTGGTATCGCGCCTGACTTGCGCATGCTCGATGCGGGTGATGCCGGCGATGAATGGTTCGTCGAGCGGGTACGCCACGGCGCGGTTCGCGACGGCCGCGTGTACATGCCGAAGATGGCCGATTACCTCAGCCAGGAAGCCCTGTGGGCGGTGCGCACCTATCTGGACAGCGTGCACGTCGAGGAGTGA
- the exaA gene encoding quinoprotein ethanol dehydrogenase, which produces MTIRSLPALSPLALSVRVLLMAGSLALGNVATAASTPAAPAGKNVTWEDIANDHLTTQDVLQYGMGTNAQRWSPLAQVNDKNVFKLTPAWSYSFGDEKQRGQESQAIVSDGVVYVTGSYSRVFALDAKTGKRLWTYNHRLPDNIRPCCDVVNRGAAIYGDKIYFGTLDARVIALDKRTGKVVWNKKFGDHSAGYTMTGAPVLIKDKTSGKVLLIHGSSGDEFGVVGQLFARDPDTGEEVWMRPFVEGHMGRLNGKDSTPTGDVKAPSWPDDPTTETGKVEAWSHGGGAPWQSASFDPETNTIIVGAGNPGPWNTWARTSKDGNPHDFDSLYTSGQVGVDPSTGEVKWFYQHTPNDAWDFSGNNELVLFDYKDKNGNVVKATAHADRNGFFYVVDRNNGKLQNAFPFVDNITWASHIDLKTGRPVENPGQRPAKPLPGETKGKPVEVSPPFLGGKNWNPMAYSQDTGLFYIPGNQWKEEYWTEEVNYKKGSAYLGMGFRIKRMYDDHVGTLRAMDPTTGKLVWEHKEHLPLWAGVLATKGNLVFTGTGDGFFKAFDAKTGKELWKFQTGSGIVSPPITWEQDGEQYIGVTVGYGGAVPLWGGDMAELTKPVAQGGSFWVFKIPSWDNKTAQR; this is translated from the coding sequence ATGACAATAAGATCGCTACCCGCCCTTTCCCCGCTGGCCCTGAGCGTGCGCGTCCTGCTGATGGCCGGTAGCCTGGCCCTGGGCAATGTGGCAACAGCGGCCAGCACACCCGCTGCACCTGCCGGCAAGAACGTCACCTGGGAAGACATCGCCAATGACCACCTGACCACCCAGGACGTGCTGCAGTACGGCATGGGCACCAATGCCCAGCGCTGGAGCCCGCTGGCCCAGGTCAATGACAAGAACGTGTTCAAGCTGACCCCGGCCTGGTCCTACTCCTTCGGCGACGAGAAGCAGCGCGGCCAGGAATCCCAGGCCATCGTCAGCGATGGCGTGGTCTACGTCACCGGTTCGTACTCACGGGTATTCGCCCTCGATGCCAAGACCGGCAAACGCCTGTGGACCTACAACCACCGCCTGCCCGACAACATTCGTCCCTGCTGCGACGTGGTCAACCGCGGGGCGGCGATCTACGGCGACAAGATCTACTTTGGCACCCTCGATGCGCGTGTCATCGCCCTCGACAAGCGCACCGGCAAAGTGGTGTGGAACAAGAAGTTCGGCGACCACAGCGCCGGCTACACCATGACCGGTGCGCCAGTGCTGATCAAGGACAAGACCAGCGGCAAGGTGCTGCTGATCCACGGCAGCTCCGGCGATGAATTCGGCGTGGTCGGCCAGCTGTTCGCGCGCGACCCGGACACCGGTGAAGAAGTGTGGATGCGGCCCTTCGTGGAGGGCCACATGGGCCGCCTGAACGGCAAGGACAGCACCCCGACCGGTGACGTCAAGGCGCCGTCCTGGCCAGACGACCCTACCACCGAAACCGGCAAGGTCGAAGCCTGGAGCCACGGCGGCGGTGCCCCTTGGCAAAGCGCGAGCTTCGACCCCGAAACCAACACCATCATTGTCGGCGCTGGCAACCCCGGCCCTTGGAATACCTGGGCGCGCACGTCGAAGGACGGCAACCCGCATGACTTCGACAGCCTGTACACCTCCGGCCAGGTCGGCGTCGACCCGAGCACCGGCGAGGTCAAGTGGTTCTACCAGCACACCCCCAACGATGCCTGGGACTTCTCCGGCAACAACGAGCTGGTGCTGTTCGACTACAAGGACAAGAACGGCAACGTGGTCAAGGCCACCGCCCACGCCGACCGCAACGGTTTCTTCTATGTGGTTGACCGCAACAACGGCAAGCTGCAAAACGCTTTCCCCTTCGTCGACAACATCACCTGGGCCAGCCATATCGACCTGAAGACCGGGCGCCCGGTGGAAAACCCCGGCCAACGCCCGGCCAAGCCGCTGCCGGGTGAAACCAAGGGCAAGCCGGTGGAAGTCTCGCCACCGTTCCTGGGCGGCAAGAACTGGAACCCCATGGCCTACAGCCAGGACACCGGGCTGTTCTACATCCCCGGCAACCAGTGGAAAGAGGAATACTGGACCGAGGAAGTGAACTACAAGAAGGGCTCGGCTTATCTGGGCATGGGCTTCCGTATCAAGCGCATGTACGACGACCACGTCGGCACGTTGCGCGCCATGGACCCGACCACCGGCAAGCTGGTGTGGGAACACAAGGAACACCTGCCGTTATGGGCCGGTGTGTTGGCGACCAAGGGCAACCTGGTGTTCACCGGCACGGGCGACGGCTTCTTCAAGGCCTTCGACGCCAAGACGGGCAAAGAGCTGTGGAAGTTCCAGACCGGCAGCGGCATCGTCTCGCCGCCCATCACCTGGGAGCAGGACGGCGAGCAGTACATCGGCGTGACCGTGGGCTACGGCGGTGCAGTACCGCTGTGGGGCGGCGACATGGCCGAGCTGACCAAACCGGTGGCTCAGGGTGGTTCGTTCTGGGTGTTCAAGATCCCGAGCTGGGACAACAAGACTGCACAACGTTGA
- a CDS encoding pentapeptide repeat-containing protein, giving the protein MNYLPLTLLLALSPALAVNADDAGTDTPLTINGCVIAEASQCPGANLRGANLANQDLRKMNLAGADLRDADLRHAQLDLANLEKARLQGANLTRASLQQSNLRLADLSNSRLVAIQGWGLFAQGAQFEKADLRAAYLQFARLSGAKLQQANLQAADLEMAWLSKADLQEANLGDANLQEAKFGQSNLAHADLRGARQHYGNFQEANMEGCKGCPETWDK; this is encoded by the coding sequence ATGAATTACCTGCCCTTGACCTTGCTGCTGGCGCTATCCCCTGCCCTGGCAGTGAACGCCGACGACGCCGGCACCGATACCCCCTTGACCATCAACGGCTGCGTGATTGCCGAAGCCAGCCAGTGCCCGGGGGCCAACCTGCGCGGCGCCAACCTGGCCAACCAGGACCTGCGCAAGATGAACCTGGCCGGTGCCGACCTGCGCGATGCCGACCTGCGTCATGCCCAGCTGGACCTCGCAAATCTGGAAAAAGCCCGCCTGCAAGGAGCCAACCTGACCCGCGCCAGCCTGCAACAGAGCAATCTGCGCCTGGCTGACCTGAGCAACAGCAGGCTGGTGGCCATTCAAGGCTGGGGCTTGTTCGCCCAGGGCGCACAGTTTGAAAAGGCGGACCTGCGCGCAGCCTATCTGCAGTTCGCCAGGCTGTCCGGGGCAAAGCTGCAGCAGGCCAACTTGCAGGCGGCGGACCTGGAGATGGCCTGGTTGAGCAAGGCTGACCTGCAAGAGGCCAACCTGGGGGATGCCAACCTGCAGGAGGCCAAGTTTGGCCAGAGCAACCTGGCACACGCCGATTTACGCGGGGCACGGCAGCATTACGGGAATTTTCAGGAGGCCAACATGGAGGGGTGCAAGGGGTGCCCTGAGACCTGGGACAAATGA
- a CDS encoding response regulator, with the protein MNIVLVDDHAVVRQGYASLLRAVLPLVQVREAASGEEALVRVQEQVPNLVIMDFGLPGISGLETTRRLRQRLPQLRVLFFSMHDELPLVRQALDAGASGYLTKNSAPEVLIEAVQRVLAGHAYIEQPLATQLACLSQQSTSDPRLQRMTQRELEIFTMLAKGTPARVIAEQLCISAKTVSNHLTLLKSKLQVSSHAELVHLGIDLGVVRVAG; encoded by the coding sequence ATGAATATCGTGTTGGTCGATGACCACGCCGTGGTCCGCCAGGGCTACGCCAGCTTGCTGCGGGCGGTGCTGCCATTGGTGCAGGTGCGTGAGGCCGCCAGTGGTGAAGAGGCGCTGGTCAGGGTACAGGAGCAGGTGCCCAACCTGGTGATCATGGACTTTGGCCTGCCCGGTATCAGTGGCCTGGAAACCACCCGGCGCCTGCGCCAGCGCCTGCCGCAATTGCGGGTGCTGTTTTTCAGCATGCACGACGAGCTGCCGCTGGTGCGCCAGGCGTTGGATGCGGGGGCTTCGGGCTACCTGACCAAGAACTCGGCGCCCGAGGTGCTGATCGAGGCGGTGCAGCGGGTATTGGCCGGGCATGCCTACATCGAGCAGCCCCTGGCCACCCAGCTGGCTTGCCTGTCACAGCAAAGCACCAGTGACCCCCGGTTGCAGCGCATGACCCAGCGCGAACTGGAGATATTCACGATGCTGGCCAAGGGAACCCCGGCGCGGGTGATTGCCGAGCAGTTGTGTATCAGTGCCAAGACCGTGTCCAACCACCTGACCTTGCTCAAGAGCAAGTTGCAGGTCAGCTCACACGCCGAGCTTGTGCATCTGGGGATTGATCTGGGGGTGGTGCGGGTGGCGGGGTGA
- a CDS encoding sensor histidine kinase — protein MRLVNLSALWRVNLWVTLCFALVTLACAGVLLHQAVADVERELQSAEAVVAYLGDTAERDPANLQPGLTKSLRHVRVHWLAAGEVPRLPQEAGIDAWLGRQLFGERYHSSRLLDLSDGRRVLIAVDARDEIDEVWDSLQQLLGVCGLALLLSLWTIRWAVRRAMGLLDELLGALHQVSGGQLTARLREAGLPEARQLAKHFNRMAATLEQAQADNAQLTQALLAVQEQERTQLAQTLHDDLGQYLAGMRAQLCLLRMVAEQPEMVTQTVQALELNCERLQQGFRALVHNLYPVALHYMPLAEAFGLLVSQWQASQGIECRLRVGEHLPALPGPSRTHLYRLLQEALTNVARHAGASQVRVRLQRSPKGLRLFIRDNGCGAHQPQRPGVGLHSMAERARSLGGELRIFSRPGGGWALALNIPQEV, from the coding sequence GTGCGCCTTGTCAACTTGTCGGCCCTGTGGCGAGTCAACCTCTGGGTCACGTTATGCTTCGCCTTGGTGACGCTGGCTTGTGCCGGGGTGCTGTTGCACCAGGCGGTGGCCGACGTCGAGCGTGAGTTGCAGTCCGCCGAAGCCGTGGTGGCATACCTGGGCGACACCGCCGAACGTGACCCGGCAAACCTGCAGCCCGGCTTGACCAAGAGCCTGCGCCATGTGCGGGTGCACTGGCTGGCAGCGGGTGAGGTGCCAAGGCTGCCGCAAGAGGCCGGTATCGATGCCTGGCTCGGCCGCCAGTTGTTCGGCGAGCGCTACCACAGCAGCCGGCTGCTGGACTTGAGTGATGGCCGCCGCGTGTTGATTGCCGTGGATGCGCGGGATGAAATCGATGAAGTCTGGGACTCCCTGCAACAACTGCTTGGCGTGTGTGGCCTGGCGTTGTTGCTGAGCTTGTGGACCATCCGCTGGGCGGTACGGCGGGCCATGGGCCTGCTGGATGAGCTGCTGGGGGCCTTGCACCAGGTCTCAGGCGGGCAATTGACGGCACGCCTGCGCGAGGCCGGCCTGCCGGAAGCGCGCCAGTTGGCCAAACACTTCAACCGCATGGCTGCAACCCTGGAGCAGGCTCAGGCCGACAATGCCCAGCTGACCCAGGCCCTGCTGGCAGTGCAGGAGCAGGAGCGTACACAGCTGGCGCAGACCCTGCACGATGATCTTGGGCAATACCTGGCAGGCATGCGTGCCCAGCTATGCCTGCTGCGTATGGTGGCCGAACAGCCGGAAATGGTGACGCAGACGGTGCAGGCCCTTGAACTCAACTGCGAGCGCCTGCAGCAAGGTTTTCGCGCGCTGGTGCACAACTTGTATCCGGTGGCGCTGCACTACATGCCGCTGGCCGAGGCCTTCGGGCTGTTGGTGAGCCAGTGGCAGGCCAGCCAGGGCATCGAATGCCGGCTGCGGGTTGGCGAGCACTTGCCGGCGCTGCCTGGGCCGAGCAGAACGCATTTGTACCGCTTGCTGCAGGAGGCGTTGACCAACGTCGCCCGGCATGCCGGTGCCAGCCAGGTGCGGGTGCGCCTGCAGCGCAGTCCCAAGGGCTTGCGCCTGTTCATTCGCGACAATGGCTGCGGCGCCCACCAGCCCCAGCGCCCAGGGGTAGGCCTGCACTCGATGGCCGAGCGCGCCCGCAGCCTTGGGGGGGAGTTACGCATTTTCAGCCGCCCTGGAGGCGGCTGGGCGCTGGCCCTTAACATTCCCCAGGAGGTGTGA
- a CDS encoding ABC transporter substrate-binding protein, which yields MRQPAHLALTCLLALAATLATPLAPAAQGQAAAPLHIRIGYLGYRPAAGPLLSNIIPEPGDAGLQGAELAIVDSNSTGRFLKQQFQLTSANVDSPEALLQAARAQHDQGLRVFVVNAPAASLRALSAALPDSLLFNAGSPDDSLRSSQCLGNVLHSLPSRAMLADALAQFLVLRKWQRALLVVGQTPDDQAYAAALRRSVKRFGVQLVAEKTWTFDNDQRRSAQADMPLFTQTAEYDVVLVADERGDFGEYLPYQTWYPRPVAGTQGLTPTGWHKTVETFGAAQLQKRFEAQAGRWMNDRDFAAWMAVRSVASAASKLRLAEPRALQQLLLSEQLPLDGFKGRKLSYRPWNGELRQPIPLVQPRALVSTSPQEGFLHPFNEMDSLGYDKPEVTCSYP from the coding sequence ATGCGCCAGCCTGCCCACCTTGCCTTGACCTGCCTGCTGGCCTTGGCCGCAACGCTGGCTACGCCCCTGGCGCCCGCCGCTCAGGGCCAGGCCGCAGCCCCGCTGCACATACGCATCGGCTACCTGGGCTATCGCCCCGCCGCTGGCCCGCTGCTGTCCAACATCATCCCCGAACCTGGCGATGCCGGGCTCCAAGGTGCCGAACTGGCCATTGTCGACAGCAATAGCACCGGGCGCTTTCTGAAGCAGCAGTTTCAGCTGACCAGCGCCAATGTCGACAGTCCCGAGGCCCTGCTGCAAGCCGCCAGGGCCCAGCATGATCAAGGCCTGCGCGTGTTCGTGGTGAATGCCCCGGCTGCCAGCCTGCGTGCGCTTTCTGCCGCCCTGCCCGACAGCTTGTTGTTCAACGCCGGCAGCCCCGACGACAGCCTGCGCAGCAGCCAGTGCCTGGGCAATGTCCTGCATAGCCTGCCGAGCCGGGCCATGCTGGCCGACGCCTTGGCGCAGTTCCTGGTGCTGCGCAAATGGCAACGGGCATTGCTGGTGGTCGGCCAGACCCCGGACGATCAGGCGTACGCCGCTGCCCTGCGGCGGTCGGTGAAGCGCTTTGGCGTGCAACTGGTCGCGGAAAAAACCTGGACCTTCGACAACGACCAGCGCCGCAGCGCCCAGGCCGACATGCCGCTGTTCACCCAGACTGCCGAGTACGACGTGGTACTGGTGGCCGACGAACGCGGTGACTTCGGCGAGTACCTGCCCTACCAGACGTGGTATCCACGTCCGGTGGCCGGTACCCAGGGCCTGACCCCCACGGGCTGGCACAAGACGGTGGAAACCTTCGGGGCGGCGCAGTTGCAAAAACGCTTCGAGGCCCAGGCCGGGCGCTGGATGAATGACCGTGACTTCGCCGCCTGGATGGCTGTGCGCAGTGTCGCCAGTGCGGCCAGCAAGCTGCGCCTGGCCGAACCTCGCGCGCTGCAGCAACTGCTGCTCAGCGAGCAATTGCCGCTGGACGGTTTCAAGGGGCGCAAGCTCAGTTACCGCCCGTGGAACGGCGAACTGCGCCAGCCGATCCCGTTGGTTCAGCCCCGCGCCCTGGTCAGCACCTCGCCGCAGGAGGGCTTCCTGCATCCCTTCAACGAAATGGACAGCCTGGGCTATGACAAGCCCGAAGTGACGTGTAGCTACCCCTGA